The proteins below come from a single Eptesicus fuscus isolate TK198812 chromosome 5, DD_ASM_mEF_20220401, whole genome shotgun sequence genomic window:
- the ENTPD5 gene encoding nucleoside diphosphate phosphatase ENTPD5 isoform X1: MATSWGAAFFMLVASCVCSTIFHRDQQTWFEGVFLSSMCPINVSTSTLYGIMFDAGSTGTRIHVYTFVQKIAGQLPVLEGEIFDSVKPGLSAFVDQPKQGAETVQELLEVAKDSIPRSHWKRTPVVLKATAGLRLLPEQKAQALLFEVKEIFKKSPFLVPNDSVSIMDGSYEGILAWITVNFLTGQLHGHSQETVGTLDLGGASTQITFLPQFQKTLEQTPKGYLTSFEMFNKTYKLYTHSYLGFGLKAARLATLGALETEGTEGHTFRSACLPRWLEAEWIFGGVKYQYGGIQEGEVGFEPCYAEVLRVVQGKLHQPDEIQRSSFYAFSYYYDRAVDTHMIDYEKGGILKVEDFERKAKEVCDNLENFTSGSPFLCMDLSYITALLKDGFGFADSTVLQLTKKVNNIETGWALGATFHLLQSLGVSH, translated from the exons ATGGCCACTTCCTGGGGAGCAGCTTTTTTCATGTTGGTAGCATCCTGTGTTTGCAGCACTATCTTCCACAGAGACCAGCAGACTTGGTTTGAGGGTGTCTTTCTGTCTTCCATGTGCCCCATCAATGTCAGTACCAGCACCTTGTATGGAATTATGTTTGATGCAGGGAGCACTGGAACACGAATTCATGTTTACACCTTTGTGCAGAAAATAGCAG GACAGCTTCCAGTTCTGGAAGGGGAAATTTTTGATTCTGTAAAGCCAGGACTTTCTGCTTTTGTAGATCAACCTAAGCag GGTGCTGAGACTGTTCAAGAGCTCTTGGAGGTAGCCAAAGACTCAATCCCCCGAAGTCATTGGAAAAGGACCCCAGTGGTTTTGAAGGCAACAGCAGGACTGCGCTTACTGCCAGAACAGAAAGCCCAGGCTCTGCTCTTTGAG gTAAAAGAGATCTTCAAGAAGTCACCTTTCCTGGTACCAAATGACAGTGTTAGCATCATGGATGGATCCTATGAAG GCATATTAGCTTGGATTACTGTGAATTTTCTGACAG GTCAGCTGCATGGCCACAGTCAGGAGACTGTGGGGACCCTGGATCTGGGGGGAGCCTCCACCCAAATCACATTTCTACCCCAGTTTCAG AAAACCCTGGAACAAACCCCTAAGGGCTACCTCACTTCCTTTGAGATGTTTAACAAAACTTATAAACTCTATACACATAG TTACTTGGGATTTGGATTGAAAGCTGCAAGACTAGCAACTCTGGGAGCCCTGGAAACAGAAG GGACTGAGGGACATACTTTCAGAAGTGCCTGTCTACCAAGATGGTTAGAAGCAGAGTGGATTTTTGGGGGCGTGAAATACCAGTATGGCGGCATCCAAGAAG GGGAAGTGGGCTTTGAGCCCTGCTATGCTGAAGTGCTGAGGGTGGTCCAAGGAAAACTTCACCAACCAGATGAAATCCAGAGAAGCTCCTTCTATGCCTTCTCTTATTACTATGATCGAGCTGTTGACACACACATGATTG ATTATGAAAAGGGGggtattttaaaagttgaagactttgaaagaaaagcaaaagaag TGTGTGACAACTTGGAAAATTTCACCTCAGGCAGTCCTTTCCTGTGCATGGATCTCAGCTACATCACAGCCTTGTTGAAGGATGGCTTTGGCTTTGCAGACAGCACCGTCTTACAG CTCACAAAGAAAGTGAACAACATAGAGACAGGCTGGGCCTTGGGAGCCACCTTTCACTTGCTGCAGTCTCTGGGCGTCTCCCACTGA
- the ENTPD5 gene encoding nucleoside diphosphate phosphatase ENTPD5 isoform X3: MATSWGAAFFMLVASCVCSTIFHRDQQTWFEGVFLSSMCPINVSTSTLYGIMFDAGSTGTRIHVYTFVQKIAGQLPVLEGEIFDSVKPGLSAFVDQPKQGAETVQELLEVAKDSIPRSHWKRTPVVLKATAGLRLLPEQKAQALLFEVKEIFKKSPFLVPNDSVSIMDGSYEGGEVSCMATVRRLWGPWIWGEPPPKSHFYPSFSYLGFGLKAARLATLGALETEGTEGHTFRSACLPRWLEAEWIFGGVKYQYGGIQEGEVGFEPCYAEVLRVVQGKLHQPDEIQRSSFYAFSYYYDRAVDTHMIDYEKGGILKVEDFERKAKEVCDNLENFTSGSPFLCMDLSYITALLKDGFGFADSTVLQLTKKVNNIETGWALGATFHLLQSLGVSH, encoded by the exons ATGGCCACTTCCTGGGGAGCAGCTTTTTTCATGTTGGTAGCATCCTGTGTTTGCAGCACTATCTTCCACAGAGACCAGCAGACTTGGTTTGAGGGTGTCTTTCTGTCTTCCATGTGCCCCATCAATGTCAGTACCAGCACCTTGTATGGAATTATGTTTGATGCAGGGAGCACTGGAACACGAATTCATGTTTACACCTTTGTGCAGAAAATAGCAG GACAGCTTCCAGTTCTGGAAGGGGAAATTTTTGATTCTGTAAAGCCAGGACTTTCTGCTTTTGTAGATCAACCTAAGCag GGTGCTGAGACTGTTCAAGAGCTCTTGGAGGTAGCCAAAGACTCAATCCCCCGAAGTCATTGGAAAAGGACCCCAGTGGTTTTGAAGGCAACAGCAGGACTGCGCTTACTGCCAGAACAGAAAGCCCAGGCTCTGCTCTTTGAG gTAAAAGAGATCTTCAAGAAGTCACCTTTCCTGGTACCAAATGACAGTGTTAGCATCATGGATGGATCCTATGAAGGTGGAGAG GTCAGCTGCATGGCCACAGTCAGGAGACTGTGGGGACCCTGGATCTGGGGGGAGCCTCCACCCAAATCACATTTCTACCCCAGTTTCAG TTACTTGGGATTTGGATTGAAAGCTGCAAGACTAGCAACTCTGGGAGCCCTGGAAACAGAAG GGACTGAGGGACATACTTTCAGAAGTGCCTGTCTACCAAGATGGTTAGAAGCAGAGTGGATTTTTGGGGGCGTGAAATACCAGTATGGCGGCATCCAAGAAG GGGAAGTGGGCTTTGAGCCCTGCTATGCTGAAGTGCTGAGGGTGGTCCAAGGAAAACTTCACCAACCAGATGAAATCCAGAGAAGCTCCTTCTATGCCTTCTCTTATTACTATGATCGAGCTGTTGACACACACATGATTG ATTATGAAAAGGGGggtattttaaaagttgaagactttgaaagaaaagcaaaagaag TGTGTGACAACTTGGAAAATTTCACCTCAGGCAGTCCTTTCCTGTGCATGGATCTCAGCTACATCACAGCCTTGTTGAAGGATGGCTTTGGCTTTGCAGACAGCACCGTCTTACAG CTCACAAAGAAAGTGAACAACATAGAGACAGGCTGGGCCTTGGGAGCCACCTTTCACTTGCTGCAGTCTCTGGGCGTCTCCCACTGA
- the ENTPD5 gene encoding nucleoside diphosphate phosphatase ENTPD5 isoform X2: MATSWGAAFFMLVASCVCSTIFHRDQQTWFEGVFLSSMCPINVSTSTLYGIMFDAGSTGTRIHVYTFVQKIAGQLPVLEGEIFDSVKPGLSAFVDQPKQGAETVQELLEVAKDSIPRSHWKRTPVVLKATAGLRLLPEQKAQALLFEVKEIFKKSPFLVPNDSVSIMDGSYEGQLHGHSQETVGTLDLGGASTQITFLPQFQKTLEQTPKGYLTSFEMFNKTYKLYTHSYLGFGLKAARLATLGALETEGTEGHTFRSACLPRWLEAEWIFGGVKYQYGGIQEGEVGFEPCYAEVLRVVQGKLHQPDEIQRSSFYAFSYYYDRAVDTHMIDYEKGGILKVEDFERKAKEVCDNLENFTSGSPFLCMDLSYITALLKDGFGFADSTVLQLTKKVNNIETGWALGATFHLLQSLGVSH, from the exons ATGGCCACTTCCTGGGGAGCAGCTTTTTTCATGTTGGTAGCATCCTGTGTTTGCAGCACTATCTTCCACAGAGACCAGCAGACTTGGTTTGAGGGTGTCTTTCTGTCTTCCATGTGCCCCATCAATGTCAGTACCAGCACCTTGTATGGAATTATGTTTGATGCAGGGAGCACTGGAACACGAATTCATGTTTACACCTTTGTGCAGAAAATAGCAG GACAGCTTCCAGTTCTGGAAGGGGAAATTTTTGATTCTGTAAAGCCAGGACTTTCTGCTTTTGTAGATCAACCTAAGCag GGTGCTGAGACTGTTCAAGAGCTCTTGGAGGTAGCCAAAGACTCAATCCCCCGAAGTCATTGGAAAAGGACCCCAGTGGTTTTGAAGGCAACAGCAGGACTGCGCTTACTGCCAGAACAGAAAGCCCAGGCTCTGCTCTTTGAG gTAAAAGAGATCTTCAAGAAGTCACCTTTCCTGGTACCAAATGACAGTGTTAGCATCATGGATGGATCCTATGAAG GTCAGCTGCATGGCCACAGTCAGGAGACTGTGGGGACCCTGGATCTGGGGGGAGCCTCCACCCAAATCACATTTCTACCCCAGTTTCAG AAAACCCTGGAACAAACCCCTAAGGGCTACCTCACTTCCTTTGAGATGTTTAACAAAACTTATAAACTCTATACACATAG TTACTTGGGATTTGGATTGAAAGCTGCAAGACTAGCAACTCTGGGAGCCCTGGAAACAGAAG GGACTGAGGGACATACTTTCAGAAGTGCCTGTCTACCAAGATGGTTAGAAGCAGAGTGGATTTTTGGGGGCGTGAAATACCAGTATGGCGGCATCCAAGAAG GGGAAGTGGGCTTTGAGCCCTGCTATGCTGAAGTGCTGAGGGTGGTCCAAGGAAAACTTCACCAACCAGATGAAATCCAGAGAAGCTCCTTCTATGCCTTCTCTTATTACTATGATCGAGCTGTTGACACACACATGATTG ATTATGAAAAGGGGggtattttaaaagttgaagactttgaaagaaaagcaaaagaag TGTGTGACAACTTGGAAAATTTCACCTCAGGCAGTCCTTTCCTGTGCATGGATCTCAGCTACATCACAGCCTTGTTGAAGGATGGCTTTGGCTTTGCAGACAGCACCGTCTTACAG CTCACAAAGAAAGTGAACAACATAGAGACAGGCTGGGCCTTGGGAGCCACCTTTCACTTGCTGCAGTCTCTGGGCGTCTCCCACTGA